A stretch of the Aegilops tauschii subsp. strangulata cultivar AL8/78 chromosome 4, Aet v6.0, whole genome shotgun sequence genome encodes the following:
- the LOC109758158 gene encoding subtilisin-like protease SBT3.18 isoform X1, with translation MSTGLRFEISIMLPNRRLQELERFPGFSSGEQQLFRAWSESLQLLKIRGVAEHPFPAPCFLTPASGAEWWSGGSPNRVLLLIFFKHFASSHRLKVHIVYLGHNNGLTPSLTTQFHLQLLSRVFAEPEEARQAILYSYSYGFSGFSAVLNSTQATTLSETEEVISVFRSRMLQLHTTRSWDFMGLSLHSQMEQPSSQMHLKYGDDVIVGILDTAGVWPESESFRDDPHLGPVPSSWRGTCVGGQQFDPATACNRKLIGARYYLAGFEAETGLLNTSGGAEYRSARDRVGHGTHTASTAVGAVSPNASYFGGLGRGAARGGAPRARLAVYKVCWFKDLTGRCNDADILAAFDDALHDGVHVISASLGSPPPLSPLFATSTEVGSFHAMQLGVSTVFSAGNDGPDAAMVQNVSPWGVTVAASTIDRRFPTVIALGNNASFVGEGFIVKDMKTPLVESTSVFADGTCSLDQLVNRTAASGKIVLCFSTMGMVSGEGAALAVYAGGGSGVIFADSSSRRSNQDNFLPTVHVNLRQGTHILNYIQSRSRQRPTVHVSASRTVVGSTPAPAIAYFSSRGPSSISPNILKPDVTAPGVNILAAWPPKSSPTMLPLDKRSTEWNFDTGTSMSCPHVTGIVAILRSVHPTWSPAAVKSALMTTAYVHDDTSDAMLAGGTQKAADAFDTGAGHVDPLPALDPGLVYDADARDHVRFLCGLGYTEAQVRQMVLPSPALDTSCAGGAIGDADLNYPAIVLPELRVVVTVKRTVTNVGLQRETVYHATVISPQGTHVEVWPPALAFSPRCARAEYYVTVTPAKLSRGRYDFGEIVWSDGYHRVRTPLVVRVTNLPDAGVGAQPTNQHRDTTEY, from the exons ATGTCTACAGGGTTGCGGTTCGAGATATCCATCATGCTTCCAAACAG AAGGTTGCAGGAGCTAGAAAGATTTCCCGGCTTTAGCTCAGGGGAGCAACAGCTATTTAGAGCCTGGTCGGAGTCACTCCAGCTCCTAAAAATACGAGGAGTTGCGGAGCATCCGTTCCCAGCTCCGTGCTTTTTAACTCCAGCTTCGGGAGCGGAGTGGTGGAGTGGCGGGTCTCCGAACAGGGTCTTATTATTGATTTTCTTCAAACACTTTGCAAGTTCTCACAGACTCAAG GTTCACATTGTGTACTTGGGCCACAACAACGGTCTGACTCCTTCGCTGACCACACAGTTTCATCTCCAACTTCTGTCAAGAGTCTTTGCAGA GCCGGAGGAAGCAAGACAAGCTATTCTGTATAGCTACAGCTATGGTTTCTCTGGTTTTTCGGCAGTGCTCAATTCAACGCAAGCCACCACATTGTCGG AAACAGAAGAGGTCATATCAGTATTCAGGAGCAGGATGCTGCAGCTCCATACAACAAGGAGCTGGGATTTCATGGGCCTCAGCCTGCATTCTCAGATGGAGCAGCCATCCTCCCAAATGCATTTGAAGTACGGAGACGACGTAATTGTCGGTATCCTCGACACGG CAGGTGTGTGGCCTGAATCCGAGAGCTTCAGAGATGACCCCCACCTAGGCCCCGTGCCGTCGTCATGGCGCGGCACGTGCGTGGGAGGCCAGCAGTTCGACCCGGCCACCGCGTGCAACCGCAAGCTCATCGGCGCGCGCTACTACCTCGCCGGCTTCGAAGCTGAGACCGGCCTGCTGAACACCAGCGGCGGCGCGGAATACCGATCGGCTCGGGACCGTGTGGGCCACGGCACGCACACGGCGTCCACGGCCGTGGGCGCCGTGTCCCCCAACGCGAGCTACTTCGGCGGGCTGGGCCGCGGCGCGGCGCGCGGGGGTGCGCCCAGGGCGCGGCTGGCGGTGTACAAGGTGTGCTGGTTCAAGGACCTGACGGGCCGGTGCAACGACGCCGACATCCTGGCGGCGTTCGACGACGCGCTGCACGATGGCGTGCACGTCATCTCGGCATCCCTCGGGTCCCCGCCGCCGCTGTCGCCGCTGTTCGCGACGAGCACCGAGGTCGGGTCGTTCCACGCCATGCAGCTCGGGGTGTCGACGGTGTTCTCCGCGGGCAACGACGGGCCCGACGCGGCCATGGTGCAGAACGTGTCGCCGTGGGGTGTCACCGTCGCCGCCAGCACCATCGACCGGAGGTTCCCGACGGTGATCGCGCTCGGGAACAATGCCTCCTTCGTG GGAGAGGGCTTCATTGTGAAGGACATGAAAACGCCTTTAGTAGAGAGCACTAGCGTCTTTGCCGATGG GACCTGCTCCTTGGACCAGCTGGTGAACCGCACGGCGGCGTCCGGGAAGATCGTCCTGTGCTTCTCCACGATGGGAATGGTGTCCGGTGAGGGCGCGGCACTGGCGGTGTATGCCGGCGGTGGCTCCGGCGTGATCTTCGCCGACTCCAGCTCCCGGCGGTCCAACCAGGACAACTTCCTGCCCACCGTCCACGTCAACCTGCGCCAGGGCACCCACATCCTCAACTACATCCAGAGCCGTTCAAG GCAACGGCCGACCGTGCACGTCTCGGCGAGCAGGACCGTCGTCGGCAGCACGCCGGCGCCGGCCATCGCCTACTTCTCCTCCAGAGGGCCGAGCTCCATTTCTCCAAACATTCTCAAG CCTGACGTCACCGCGCCCGGGGTGAACATCCTGGCGGCGTGGCCGCCCAAGTCGTCGCCGACGATGCTTCCTCTGGACAAGCGCTCGACGGAGTGGAACTTCGACACGGGCACGTCCATGTCGTGCCCCCATGTCACCGGCATCGTCGCCATCCTCAGGTCCGTGCACCCGACCTGGTCGCCGGCCGCAGTCAAGTCCGCCCTCATGACCACGGCGTACGTGCACGACGACACGTCCGACGCCATGCTGGCCGGTGGCACGCAGAAGGCCGCGGACGCCTTCGACACCGGGGCGGGGCACGTGGACCCGCTGCCGGCGCTGGACCCGGGGCTGGTGTACGACGCGGACGCGCGCGACCACGTGCGCTTCCTCTGCGGCCTCGGCTACACGGAGGCCCAGGTGCGGCAGATGGTGCTCCCCTCCCCGGCGCTCGACACCAGCTGCGCCGGCGGCGCCATTGGCGATGCCGACCTCAACTACCCGGCCATCGTGCTCCCGGAGCTGCGGGTTGTGGTGACCGTGAAGCGTACGGTGACGAACGTGGGCCTCCAGAGGGAAACCGTGTACCACGCTACCGTCATTAGCCCACAGGGCACGCACGTCGAGGTGTGGCCGCCGGCGCTGGCGTTCTCCCCGCGCTGCGCCAGGGCCGAGTACTACGTCACCGTCACACCCGCTAAGCTCTCGCGCGGCCGGTACGACTTCGGCGAGATCGTGTGGTCCGACGGCTACCACCGTGTCCGCACGCCGCTGGTCGTCAGGGTCACCAACCTGCCGGACGCTGGCGTCGGCGCTCAGCCCACGAATCAGCACCGTGATACCACTGAGTACTGA
- the LOC109758158 gene encoding subtilisin-like protease SBT3.18 isoform X5, whose protein sequence is MAALLLLLLVSSLSFAAIDPVQCTAASHSHVHIVYLGHNNGLTPSLTTQFHLQLLSRVFAEPEEARQAILYSYSYGFSGFSAVLNSTQATTLSETEEVISVFRSRMLQLHTTRSWDFMGLSLHSQMEQPSSQMHLKYGDDVIVGILDTAGVWPESESFRDDPHLGPVPSSWRGTCVGGQQFDPATACNRKLIGARYYLAGFEAETGLLNTSGGAEYRSARDRVGHGTHTASTAVGAVSPNASYFGGLGRGAARGGAPRARLAVYKVCWFKDLTGRCNDADILAAFDDALHDGVHVISASLGSPPPLSPLFATSTEVGSFHAMQLGVSTVFSAGNDGPDAAMVQNVSPWGVTVAASTIDRRFPTVIALGNNASFVGEGFIVKDMKTPLVESTSVFADGTCSLDQLVNRTAASGKIVLCFSTMGMVSGEGAALAVYAGGGSGVIFADSSSRRSNQDNFLPTVHVNLRQGTHILNYIQSRSRQRPTVHVSASRTVVGSTPAPAIAYFSSRGPSSISPNILKPDVTAPGVNILAAWPPKSSPTMLPLDKRSTEWNFDTGTSMSCPHVTGIVAILRSVHPTWSPAAVKSALMTTAYVHDDTSDAMLAGGTQKAADAFDTGAGHVDPLPALDPGLVYDADARDHVRFLCGLGYTEAQVRQMVLPSPALDTSCAGGAIGDADLNYPAIVLPELRVVVTVKRTVTNVGLQRETVYHATVISPQGTHVEVWPPALAFSPRCARAEYYVTVTPAKLSRGRYDFGEIVWSDGYHRVRTPLVVRVTNLPDAGVGAQPTNQHRDTTEY, encoded by the exons ATGGCTGCTTTGCTGCTTCTGCTCCTTGTTTCCTCGCTCTCATTTGCTGCCATTGATCCTGTTCAGTGCACTGCAGCATCCCATTCACAT GTTCACATTGTGTACTTGGGCCACAACAACGGTCTGACTCCTTCGCTGACCACACAGTTTCATCTCCAACTTCTGTCAAGAGTCTTTGCAGA GCCGGAGGAAGCAAGACAAGCTATTCTGTATAGCTACAGCTATGGTTTCTCTGGTTTTTCGGCAGTGCTCAATTCAACGCAAGCCACCACATTGTCGG AAACAGAAGAGGTCATATCAGTATTCAGGAGCAGGATGCTGCAGCTCCATACAACAAGGAGCTGGGATTTCATGGGCCTCAGCCTGCATTCTCAGATGGAGCAGCCATCCTCCCAAATGCATTTGAAGTACGGAGACGACGTAATTGTCGGTATCCTCGACACGG CAGGTGTGTGGCCTGAATCCGAGAGCTTCAGAGATGACCCCCACCTAGGCCCCGTGCCGTCGTCATGGCGCGGCACGTGCGTGGGAGGCCAGCAGTTCGACCCGGCCACCGCGTGCAACCGCAAGCTCATCGGCGCGCGCTACTACCTCGCCGGCTTCGAAGCTGAGACCGGCCTGCTGAACACCAGCGGCGGCGCGGAATACCGATCGGCTCGGGACCGTGTGGGCCACGGCACGCACACGGCGTCCACGGCCGTGGGCGCCGTGTCCCCCAACGCGAGCTACTTCGGCGGGCTGGGCCGCGGCGCGGCGCGCGGGGGTGCGCCCAGGGCGCGGCTGGCGGTGTACAAGGTGTGCTGGTTCAAGGACCTGACGGGCCGGTGCAACGACGCCGACATCCTGGCGGCGTTCGACGACGCGCTGCACGATGGCGTGCACGTCATCTCGGCATCCCTCGGGTCCCCGCCGCCGCTGTCGCCGCTGTTCGCGACGAGCACCGAGGTCGGGTCGTTCCACGCCATGCAGCTCGGGGTGTCGACGGTGTTCTCCGCGGGCAACGACGGGCCCGACGCGGCCATGGTGCAGAACGTGTCGCCGTGGGGTGTCACCGTCGCCGCCAGCACCATCGACCGGAGGTTCCCGACGGTGATCGCGCTCGGGAACAATGCCTCCTTCGTG GGAGAGGGCTTCATTGTGAAGGACATGAAAACGCCTTTAGTAGAGAGCACTAGCGTCTTTGCCGATGG GACCTGCTCCTTGGACCAGCTGGTGAACCGCACGGCGGCGTCCGGGAAGATCGTCCTGTGCTTCTCCACGATGGGAATGGTGTCCGGTGAGGGCGCGGCACTGGCGGTGTATGCCGGCGGTGGCTCCGGCGTGATCTTCGCCGACTCCAGCTCCCGGCGGTCCAACCAGGACAACTTCCTGCCCACCGTCCACGTCAACCTGCGCCAGGGCACCCACATCCTCAACTACATCCAGAGCCGTTCAAG GCAACGGCCGACCGTGCACGTCTCGGCGAGCAGGACCGTCGTCGGCAGCACGCCGGCGCCGGCCATCGCCTACTTCTCCTCCAGAGGGCCGAGCTCCATTTCTCCAAACATTCTCAAG CCTGACGTCACCGCGCCCGGGGTGAACATCCTGGCGGCGTGGCCGCCCAAGTCGTCGCCGACGATGCTTCCTCTGGACAAGCGCTCGACGGAGTGGAACTTCGACACGGGCACGTCCATGTCGTGCCCCCATGTCACCGGCATCGTCGCCATCCTCAGGTCCGTGCACCCGACCTGGTCGCCGGCCGCAGTCAAGTCCGCCCTCATGACCACGGCGTACGTGCACGACGACACGTCCGACGCCATGCTGGCCGGTGGCACGCAGAAGGCCGCGGACGCCTTCGACACCGGGGCGGGGCACGTGGACCCGCTGCCGGCGCTGGACCCGGGGCTGGTGTACGACGCGGACGCGCGCGACCACGTGCGCTTCCTCTGCGGCCTCGGCTACACGGAGGCCCAGGTGCGGCAGATGGTGCTCCCCTCCCCGGCGCTCGACACCAGCTGCGCCGGCGGCGCCATTGGCGATGCCGACCTCAACTACCCGGCCATCGTGCTCCCGGAGCTGCGGGTTGTGGTGACCGTGAAGCGTACGGTGACGAACGTGGGCCTCCAGAGGGAAACCGTGTACCACGCTACCGTCATTAGCCCACAGGGCACGCACGTCGAGGTGTGGCCGCCGGCGCTGGCGTTCTCCCCGCGCTGCGCCAGGGCCGAGTACTACGTCACCGTCACACCCGCTAAGCTCTCGCGCGGCCGGTACGACTTCGGCGAGATCGTGTGGTCCGACGGCTACCACCGTGTCCGCACGCCGCTGGTCGTCAGGGTCACCAACCTGCCGGACGCTGGCGTCGGCGCTCAGCCCACGAATCAGCACCGTGATACCACTGAGTACTGA
- the LOC109758158 gene encoding subtilisin-like protease SBT3.18 isoform X6: MAALLLLLLVSSLSFAAIDPVQCTAASHSHVHIVYLGHNNGLTPSLTTQFHLQLLSRVFAEPEEARQAILYSYSYGFSGFSAVLNSTQATTLSETEEVISVFRSRMLQLHTTRSWDFMGLSLHSQMEQPSSQMHLKYGDDVIVGILDTGVWPESESFRDDPHLGPVPSSWRGTCVGGQQFDPATACNRKLIGARYYLAGFEAETGLLNTSGGAEYRSARDRVGHGTHTASTAVGAVSPNASYFGGLGRGAARGGAPRARLAVYKVCWFKDLTGRCNDADILAAFDDALHDGVHVISASLGSPPPLSPLFATSTEVGSFHAMQLGVSTVFSAGNDGPDAAMVQNVSPWGVTVAASTIDRRFPTVIALGNNASFVGEGFIVKDMKTPLVESTSVFADGTCSLDQLVNRTAASGKIVLCFSTMGMVSGEGAALAVYAGGGSGVIFADSSSRRSNQDNFLPTVHVNLRQGTHILNYIQSRSRQRPTVHVSASRTVVGSTPAPAIAYFSSRGPSSISPNILKPDVTAPGVNILAAWPPKSSPTMLPLDKRSTEWNFDTGTSMSCPHVTGIVAILRSVHPTWSPAAVKSALMTTAYVHDDTSDAMLAGGTQKAADAFDTGAGHVDPLPALDPGLVYDADARDHVRFLCGLGYTEAQVRQMVLPSPALDTSCAGGAIGDADLNYPAIVLPELRVVVTVKRTVTNVGLQRETVYHATVISPQGTHVEVWPPALAFSPRCARAEYYVTVTPAKLSRGRYDFGEIVWSDGYHRVRTPLVVRVTNLPDAGVGAQPTNQHRDTTEY, encoded by the exons ATGGCTGCTTTGCTGCTTCTGCTCCTTGTTTCCTCGCTCTCATTTGCTGCCATTGATCCTGTTCAGTGCACTGCAGCATCCCATTCACAT GTTCACATTGTGTACTTGGGCCACAACAACGGTCTGACTCCTTCGCTGACCACACAGTTTCATCTCCAACTTCTGTCAAGAGTCTTTGCAGA GCCGGAGGAAGCAAGACAAGCTATTCTGTATAGCTACAGCTATGGTTTCTCTGGTTTTTCGGCAGTGCTCAATTCAACGCAAGCCACCACATTGTCGG AAACAGAAGAGGTCATATCAGTATTCAGGAGCAGGATGCTGCAGCTCCATACAACAAGGAGCTGGGATTTCATGGGCCTCAGCCTGCATTCTCAGATGGAGCAGCCATCCTCCCAAATGCATTTGAAGTACGGAGACGACGTAATTGTCGGTATCCTCGACACGG GTGTGTGGCCTGAATCCGAGAGCTTCAGAGATGACCCCCACCTAGGCCCCGTGCCGTCGTCATGGCGCGGCACGTGCGTGGGAGGCCAGCAGTTCGACCCGGCCACCGCGTGCAACCGCAAGCTCATCGGCGCGCGCTACTACCTCGCCGGCTTCGAAGCTGAGACCGGCCTGCTGAACACCAGCGGCGGCGCGGAATACCGATCGGCTCGGGACCGTGTGGGCCACGGCACGCACACGGCGTCCACGGCCGTGGGCGCCGTGTCCCCCAACGCGAGCTACTTCGGCGGGCTGGGCCGCGGCGCGGCGCGCGGGGGTGCGCCCAGGGCGCGGCTGGCGGTGTACAAGGTGTGCTGGTTCAAGGACCTGACGGGCCGGTGCAACGACGCCGACATCCTGGCGGCGTTCGACGACGCGCTGCACGATGGCGTGCACGTCATCTCGGCATCCCTCGGGTCCCCGCCGCCGCTGTCGCCGCTGTTCGCGACGAGCACCGAGGTCGGGTCGTTCCACGCCATGCAGCTCGGGGTGTCGACGGTGTTCTCCGCGGGCAACGACGGGCCCGACGCGGCCATGGTGCAGAACGTGTCGCCGTGGGGTGTCACCGTCGCCGCCAGCACCATCGACCGGAGGTTCCCGACGGTGATCGCGCTCGGGAACAATGCCTCCTTCGTG GGAGAGGGCTTCATTGTGAAGGACATGAAAACGCCTTTAGTAGAGAGCACTAGCGTCTTTGCCGATGG GACCTGCTCCTTGGACCAGCTGGTGAACCGCACGGCGGCGTCCGGGAAGATCGTCCTGTGCTTCTCCACGATGGGAATGGTGTCCGGTGAGGGCGCGGCACTGGCGGTGTATGCCGGCGGTGGCTCCGGCGTGATCTTCGCCGACTCCAGCTCCCGGCGGTCCAACCAGGACAACTTCCTGCCCACCGTCCACGTCAACCTGCGCCAGGGCACCCACATCCTCAACTACATCCAGAGCCGTTCAAG GCAACGGCCGACCGTGCACGTCTCGGCGAGCAGGACCGTCGTCGGCAGCACGCCGGCGCCGGCCATCGCCTACTTCTCCTCCAGAGGGCCGAGCTCCATTTCTCCAAACATTCTCAAG CCTGACGTCACCGCGCCCGGGGTGAACATCCTGGCGGCGTGGCCGCCCAAGTCGTCGCCGACGATGCTTCCTCTGGACAAGCGCTCGACGGAGTGGAACTTCGACACGGGCACGTCCATGTCGTGCCCCCATGTCACCGGCATCGTCGCCATCCTCAGGTCCGTGCACCCGACCTGGTCGCCGGCCGCAGTCAAGTCCGCCCTCATGACCACGGCGTACGTGCACGACGACACGTCCGACGCCATGCTGGCCGGTGGCACGCAGAAGGCCGCGGACGCCTTCGACACCGGGGCGGGGCACGTGGACCCGCTGCCGGCGCTGGACCCGGGGCTGGTGTACGACGCGGACGCGCGCGACCACGTGCGCTTCCTCTGCGGCCTCGGCTACACGGAGGCCCAGGTGCGGCAGATGGTGCTCCCCTCCCCGGCGCTCGACACCAGCTGCGCCGGCGGCGCCATTGGCGATGCCGACCTCAACTACCCGGCCATCGTGCTCCCGGAGCTGCGGGTTGTGGTGACCGTGAAGCGTACGGTGACGAACGTGGGCCTCCAGAGGGAAACCGTGTACCACGCTACCGTCATTAGCCCACAGGGCACGCACGTCGAGGTGTGGCCGCCGGCGCTGGCGTTCTCCCCGCGCTGCGCCAGGGCCGAGTACTACGTCACCGTCACACCCGCTAAGCTCTCGCGCGGCCGGTACGACTTCGGCGAGATCGTGTGGTCCGACGGCTACCACCGTGTCCGCACGCCGCTGGTCGTCAGGGTCACCAACCTGCCGGACGCTGGCGTCGGCGCTCAGCCCACGAATCAGCACCGTGATACCACTGAGTACTGA
- the LOC109758158 gene encoding subtilisin-like protease SBT3.18 isoform X2, with protein sequence MSTGLRFEISIMLPNRRLQELERFPGFSSGEQQLFRAWSESLQLLKIRGVAEHPFPAPCFLTPASGAEWWSGGSPNRVLLLIFFKHFASSHRLKVHIVYLGHNNGLTPSLTTQFHLQLLSRVFAEPEEARQAILYSYSYGFSGFSAVLNSTQATTLSETEEVISVFRSRMLQLHTTRSWDFMGLSLHSQMEQPSSQMHLKYGDDVIVGILDTGVWPESESFRDDPHLGPVPSSWRGTCVGGQQFDPATACNRKLIGARYYLAGFEAETGLLNTSGGAEYRSARDRVGHGTHTASTAVGAVSPNASYFGGLGRGAARGGAPRARLAVYKVCWFKDLTGRCNDADILAAFDDALHDGVHVISASLGSPPPLSPLFATSTEVGSFHAMQLGVSTVFSAGNDGPDAAMVQNVSPWGVTVAASTIDRRFPTVIALGNNASFVGEGFIVKDMKTPLVESTSVFADGTCSLDQLVNRTAASGKIVLCFSTMGMVSGEGAALAVYAGGGSGVIFADSSSRRSNQDNFLPTVHVNLRQGTHILNYIQSRSRQRPTVHVSASRTVVGSTPAPAIAYFSSRGPSSISPNILKPDVTAPGVNILAAWPPKSSPTMLPLDKRSTEWNFDTGTSMSCPHVTGIVAILRSVHPTWSPAAVKSALMTTAYVHDDTSDAMLAGGTQKAADAFDTGAGHVDPLPALDPGLVYDADARDHVRFLCGLGYTEAQVRQMVLPSPALDTSCAGGAIGDADLNYPAIVLPELRVVVTVKRTVTNVGLQRETVYHATVISPQGTHVEVWPPALAFSPRCARAEYYVTVTPAKLSRGRYDFGEIVWSDGYHRVRTPLVVRVTNLPDAGVGAQPTNQHRDTTEY encoded by the exons ATGTCTACAGGGTTGCGGTTCGAGATATCCATCATGCTTCCAAACAG AAGGTTGCAGGAGCTAGAAAGATTTCCCGGCTTTAGCTCAGGGGAGCAACAGCTATTTAGAGCCTGGTCGGAGTCACTCCAGCTCCTAAAAATACGAGGAGTTGCGGAGCATCCGTTCCCAGCTCCGTGCTTTTTAACTCCAGCTTCGGGAGCGGAGTGGTGGAGTGGCGGGTCTCCGAACAGGGTCTTATTATTGATTTTCTTCAAACACTTTGCAAGTTCTCACAGACTCAAG GTTCACATTGTGTACTTGGGCCACAACAACGGTCTGACTCCTTCGCTGACCACACAGTTTCATCTCCAACTTCTGTCAAGAGTCTTTGCAGA GCCGGAGGAAGCAAGACAAGCTATTCTGTATAGCTACAGCTATGGTTTCTCTGGTTTTTCGGCAGTGCTCAATTCAACGCAAGCCACCACATTGTCGG AAACAGAAGAGGTCATATCAGTATTCAGGAGCAGGATGCTGCAGCTCCATACAACAAGGAGCTGGGATTTCATGGGCCTCAGCCTGCATTCTCAGATGGAGCAGCCATCCTCCCAAATGCATTTGAAGTACGGAGACGACGTAATTGTCGGTATCCTCGACACGG GTGTGTGGCCTGAATCCGAGAGCTTCAGAGATGACCCCCACCTAGGCCCCGTGCCGTCGTCATGGCGCGGCACGTGCGTGGGAGGCCAGCAGTTCGACCCGGCCACCGCGTGCAACCGCAAGCTCATCGGCGCGCGCTACTACCTCGCCGGCTTCGAAGCTGAGACCGGCCTGCTGAACACCAGCGGCGGCGCGGAATACCGATCGGCTCGGGACCGTGTGGGCCACGGCACGCACACGGCGTCCACGGCCGTGGGCGCCGTGTCCCCCAACGCGAGCTACTTCGGCGGGCTGGGCCGCGGCGCGGCGCGCGGGGGTGCGCCCAGGGCGCGGCTGGCGGTGTACAAGGTGTGCTGGTTCAAGGACCTGACGGGCCGGTGCAACGACGCCGACATCCTGGCGGCGTTCGACGACGCGCTGCACGATGGCGTGCACGTCATCTCGGCATCCCTCGGGTCCCCGCCGCCGCTGTCGCCGCTGTTCGCGACGAGCACCGAGGTCGGGTCGTTCCACGCCATGCAGCTCGGGGTGTCGACGGTGTTCTCCGCGGGCAACGACGGGCCCGACGCGGCCATGGTGCAGAACGTGTCGCCGTGGGGTGTCACCGTCGCCGCCAGCACCATCGACCGGAGGTTCCCGACGGTGATCGCGCTCGGGAACAATGCCTCCTTCGTG GGAGAGGGCTTCATTGTGAAGGACATGAAAACGCCTTTAGTAGAGAGCACTAGCGTCTTTGCCGATGG GACCTGCTCCTTGGACCAGCTGGTGAACCGCACGGCGGCGTCCGGGAAGATCGTCCTGTGCTTCTCCACGATGGGAATGGTGTCCGGTGAGGGCGCGGCACTGGCGGTGTATGCCGGCGGTGGCTCCGGCGTGATCTTCGCCGACTCCAGCTCCCGGCGGTCCAACCAGGACAACTTCCTGCCCACCGTCCACGTCAACCTGCGCCAGGGCACCCACATCCTCAACTACATCCAGAGCCGTTCAAG GCAACGGCCGACCGTGCACGTCTCGGCGAGCAGGACCGTCGTCGGCAGCACGCCGGCGCCGGCCATCGCCTACTTCTCCTCCAGAGGGCCGAGCTCCATTTCTCCAAACATTCTCAAG CCTGACGTCACCGCGCCCGGGGTGAACATCCTGGCGGCGTGGCCGCCCAAGTCGTCGCCGACGATGCTTCCTCTGGACAAGCGCTCGACGGAGTGGAACTTCGACACGGGCACGTCCATGTCGTGCCCCCATGTCACCGGCATCGTCGCCATCCTCAGGTCCGTGCACCCGACCTGGTCGCCGGCCGCAGTCAAGTCCGCCCTCATGACCACGGCGTACGTGCACGACGACACGTCCGACGCCATGCTGGCCGGTGGCACGCAGAAGGCCGCGGACGCCTTCGACACCGGGGCGGGGCACGTGGACCCGCTGCCGGCGCTGGACCCGGGGCTGGTGTACGACGCGGACGCGCGCGACCACGTGCGCTTCCTCTGCGGCCTCGGCTACACGGAGGCCCAGGTGCGGCAGATGGTGCTCCCCTCCCCGGCGCTCGACACCAGCTGCGCCGGCGGCGCCATTGGCGATGCCGACCTCAACTACCCGGCCATCGTGCTCCCGGAGCTGCGGGTTGTGGTGACCGTGAAGCGTACGGTGACGAACGTGGGCCTCCAGAGGGAAACCGTGTACCACGCTACCGTCATTAGCCCACAGGGCACGCACGTCGAGGTGTGGCCGCCGGCGCTGGCGTTCTCCCCGCGCTGCGCCAGGGCCGAGTACTACGTCACCGTCACACCCGCTAAGCTCTCGCGCGGCCGGTACGACTTCGGCGAGATCGTGTGGTCCGACGGCTACCACCGTGTCCGCACGCCGCTGGTCGTCAGGGTCACCAACCTGCCGGACGCTGGCGTCGGCGCTCAGCCCACGAATCAGCACCGTGATACCACTGAGTACTGA